The following are encoded in a window of Haliotis asinina isolate JCU_RB_2024 chromosome 14, JCU_Hal_asi_v2, whole genome shotgun sequence genomic DNA:
- the LOC137261392 gene encoding uncharacterized protein: MEILVWLFGILAYCSETNAYPSVRSVFYLHTTPRTWNEAKLICEAQTAELFRVKNGNTINELKFVDGMTEWNGNFSKLMNQDMMWLAMYETQDAANQFLNHGCIKPAETFSWPWATGQPNDPTNHELCVAMDSSYKWSLQTCNQSYYFICQRHDGECWFDPRDNTIATAQTITIEDVVVDSEADCATSCRNGWINDTECWGFSYRASDNTCRVHYHTESAIFISNTPNVFEHNANWTFYAKICVGGLLRNVNVNYIDNDIEPRVRNCTDLVATDEALDDAMCYCECSDPPPMWEPTISSLSLKQKIEQIVAALTIDSKNTSAAQRKLISVMDVRPSAQSIGYIGVVFLSIVFGSIIILDLNVLVSHTNNLLKSLKRTGSSDA; encoded by the exons ATGGAGATACTGGTTTGGTTATTCGGCATTCTAGCGTACTGCTCAG AGACAAATGCCTATCCATCTGTTCGGTCTGTATTTTACCTACACACGACCCCTCGGACGTGGAACGAAGCCAAGCTGATATGTGAAGCCCAAACGGCCGAGCTGTTCCGAGTGAAAAATGGGAACACTATTAACGAACTGAAGTTTGTAGATGGAATGACTGAATGGAATGGAAACTTCAGTAAACT GATGAACCAGGATATGATGTGGCTGGCCATGTATGAGACCCAGGACGCTGCCAACCAGTTTCTCAATCACGGCTGCATCAAGCCCGCCGAGACATTCAGTTGGCCATGGGCAACTGGGCAGCCTAATGACCCGACCAACCACGAGCTGTGTGTCGCCATGGACTCTAGCTATAAGTGGAGTTTACAAACCTGCAACCAGTCCTACTACTTCATTTGTCAGCGACACGATG GAGAGTGTTGGTTTGATCCTAGAGACAACACTATAGCTACAGCTCAGACAATAACCATTGAAGACGTTGTGGTTGACAGCGAGGCTGATTGCGCGACTTCCTGTCGTAACGGGTGGATCAATGACACGGAATGCTGGGGCTTTTCTTACCGGGCCTCCGACAACACGTGCAGGGTTCACTACCACACTGAGTCGGCTATCTTCATCAGTAACACTCCCAATGTCTTTGAACACAACGCAAACTGGACGTTCTATGCGAAGATATGCGTTGGGG GTTTGTTAAGAAATGTGAACGTCAACTACATCGACAATGACATTGAGCCCCGGGTCCGCAACTGCACCGATCTCGTCGCTACAGATGAAG CGTTAGACGACGCCATGTGCTACTGTGAATGCAGCGACCCTCCGCCAATGTGGGAACCCACTATCTCCTCACTGTCCTTGAAACAGAAGATCGAACAGATAGTCGCCGCACTCACTATCGACAGCAAGAACACTTCCGCCGCACAACGGAAGTTGATTAGTGTGATGGACGTGCGCCCAAGTGCGCAGAGCATTGGCTATATTGGAGTGGTGTTCCTGTCCATTGTGTTCGGAAGCATAATCATTCTCGACCTAAACGTACTGGTGTCACACACTAACAATCTTCTCAAAAGTCTCAAACGCACGGGTTCTTCGGACGCTTAG